The following coding sequences are from one Gemella haemolysans ATCC 10379 window:
- the atpG gene encoding ATP synthase F1 subunit gamma: MASLRDIKNKINSTKKTSHITKAMEMVSTSKLLKAQSNTQKFNPYMQKMQEVMGTIFGKSSSIKHPMLEKREAKKTLYVVITSDSGLCGGFNANVIRNFVNTINERHANSEYGIVAIGNYGAEFFRKNGYNVVDSYRDIPDEPSFTQVKQITNKVVGYFIDKEYDEIYLHYNHFVSMIQQVVTESKVLPIDNTDKFANSEEQQPTGAYEFEPGETAVLDVILPQYAESMIYGSILDSKASEHSARKTAMKNSTDNAGNIIDTLTIKYNRARQAAITQEITEIVSGAAATK, translated from the coding sequence TTGGCGTCACTAAGAGATATAAAAAATAAAATCAATTCTACGAAGAAAACTAGTCATATTACAAAAGCGATGGAGATGGTTTCAACGTCTAAGCTTTTAAAAGCACAATCAAACACACAAAAATTTAATCCATACATGCAAAAAATGCAAGAAGTGATGGGAACAATTTTTGGTAAAAGTTCTAGTATTAAACACCCTATGTTAGAAAAAAGAGAAGCTAAGAAAACTCTTTATGTGGTAATTACTAGTGATAGTGGTTTATGTGGAGGATTCAACGCAAACGTTATTAGAAACTTTGTTAATACTATTAATGAAAGACATGCTAATAGCGAGTATGGTATTGTTGCTATAGGTAACTATGGAGCAGAATTCTTTAGAAAAAATGGCTATAATGTAGTTGATAGTTATAGAGATATACCAGATGAGCCAAGTTTCACTCAGGTTAAACAAATTACTAATAAAGTAGTAGGATACTTTATTGATAAAGAATATGATGAAATTTATTTACATTATAATCACTTTGTTAGTATGATCCAACAGGTTGTAACTGAAAGTAAAGTACTTCCTATTGACAATACAGATAAGTTCGCAAATTCTGAAGAGCAACAACCTACAGGAGCTTATGAATTTGAGCCTGGTGAGACAGCTGTGCTAGATGTAATACTACCTCAATATGCTGAAAGTATGATTTATGGAAGTATATTAGATAGTAAAGCTAGTGAGCATTCTGCAAGAAAAACAGCAATGAAAAATTCAACTGATAATGCAGGAAATATTATTGATACACTTACGATTAAATACAATCGTGCAAGACAAGCTGCAATTACACAAGAAATTACAGAGATTGTAAGTGGAGCAGCAGCAACAAAATAG
- the atpD gene encoding F0F1 ATP synthase subunit beta, whose translation MNKGYILQVMGPVVDVKFESGHMPNLLNALEVYIEKGDGKKEKLVLEVSLEIGDNVVRTIAMSSTDGLNRGAEVVDTGAPITVPVGNYTLGRVFNVLGEAVDHGEEAGAEVRKDSIHKEAPTFDELSTHVEVLETGIKVIDLLAPYIKGGKIGLFGGAGVGKTVLIQELINNVAQQHGGLSVFTGVGERTREGNDLYYEMKDSGVINKTAMVFGQMNEPPGARMRVALTGLTMAEYFRDEEGQDVLLFIDNIFRFTQAGSEVSALLGRMPSAVGYQPTLATEMGRLQERITSTKKGSVTSIQAIYVPADDYTDPAPATTFAHLDATTNLERALTEMGIYPAVDPLASTSRALAPEIVGEEHYQVATTIQRTLQKYRELQDIIAILGMDELSDEDKKTVDRARRVQFFLSQNFHVAEQFTGQPGSYVPVSESVQAFKGILDGKYDHIPEDAFRLVGGIEDVLEKARKLGVEV comes from the coding sequence ATGAATAAAGGTTATATTCTCCAAGTTATGGGACCTGTAGTAGATGTTAAATTCGAATCAGGGCATATGCCAAATCTATTAAACGCTTTAGAAGTTTACATAGAAAAAGGCGATGGGAAAAAAGAAAAATTAGTTCTTGAAGTTTCTCTTGAAATTGGTGATAACGTAGTAAGAACAATCGCTATGTCATCTACTGATGGATTAAATAGGGGAGCAGAAGTAGTAGATACAGGAGCACCAATTACAGTTCCTGTAGGTAACTACACATTAGGTCGTGTGTTCAACGTATTAGGTGAAGCAGTTGACCACGGTGAAGAAGCAGGAGCAGAAGTTCGTAAAGATTCAATTCACAAAGAAGCTCCAACATTCGATGAATTATCAACTCACGTTGAGGTTCTTGAAACAGGTATTAAAGTTATCGACTTACTTGCACCATATATTAAAGGTGGTAAAATCGGTCTTTTCGGTGGTGCGGGAGTTGGTAAAACGGTTCTTATCCAAGAACTTATCAACAACGTTGCGCAACAACACGGTGGATTATCAGTATTCACAGGTGTAGGTGAGCGTACTCGTGAAGGAAATGACTTATACTATGAAATGAAAGATTCTGGTGTTATTAACAAAACAGCCATGGTATTCGGACAAATGAACGAACCACCAGGTGCTCGTATGCGTGTAGCATTAACAGGATTAACAATGGCGGAATACTTCCGTGATGAAGAAGGACAAGACGTGCTTCTATTCATCGATAACATTTTCCGTTTCACACAAGCAGGTTCTGAGGTTTCTGCGTTATTAGGACGTATGCCATCAGCCGTTGGTTACCAACCAACACTTGCTACAGAGATGGGACGTTTACAAGAACGTATAACATCAACTAAAAAAGGTTCTGTTACATCTATCCAAGCGATTTACGTACCAGCCGATGACTATACTGACCCGGCTCCAGCGACTACATTCGCTCACTTAGATGCAACAACAAACCTTGAGCGTGCGTTAACAGAGATGGGTATCTACCCAGCCGTTGACCCACTTGCTTCTACATCAAGAGCATTAGCTCCTGAAATCGTAGGAGAAGAACACTATCAAGTTGCGACAACAATTCAAAGAACTCTTCAAAAATATCGTGAATTACAAGATATTATCGCCATCTTAGGTATGGATGAGTTAAGTGATGAAGATAAGAAAACAGTTGATAGAGCACGTCGTGTTCAATTCTTCTTATCTCAAAACTTCCACGTAGCTGAACAATTCACAGGTCAACCTGGTTCATACGTACCAGTATCTGAATCAGTACAAGCATTCAAAGGAATCTTAGATGGTAAATATGACCACATTCCTGAAGATGCATTCCGTCTAGTTGGTGGAATTGAAGACGTATTAGAAAAAGCTCGTAAACTAGGAGTAGAAGTATAA
- a CDS encoding F0F1 ATP synthase subunit epsilon, which produces MNTLSVSIVTPNGEAYSAKEASMVVLGTTSGQLGVMANHVPMVASLKVGPLKVIFPDGREEYLAVSEGFVETHKGEVTIIVQTAELGKDIDVERAKRALQRAEERLAKKEDGLDVRRAELAIAKACARLKVAEQL; this is translated from the coding sequence ATGAATACTTTAAGTGTAAGCATTGTTACTCCTAATGGAGAAGCTTATAGCGCTAAAGAAGCTTCTATGGTTGTATTGGGAACTACAAGTGGACAACTTGGTGTAATGGCTAACCATGTTCCTATGGTTGCATCATTAAAGGTTGGACCTCTTAAAGTGATTTTTCCCGATGGACGTGAAGAATATCTAGCTGTAAGTGAAGGATTTGTGGAAACACATAAAGGCGAAGTAACTATTATAGTTCAAACAGCAGAATTAGGTAAAGATATTGATGTTGAACGTGCTAAAAGAGCATTACAACGTGCAGAAGAACGTCTTGCTAAAAAAGAAGATGGTCTTGATGTAAGACGAGCTGAATTAGCAATAGCTAAAGCTTGTGCCCGTCTGAAGGTAGCTGAACAATTATAA
- the atpA gene encoding F0F1 ATP synthase subunit alpha, whose amino-acid sequence MAIKAEEISSLLKSQIENYQFEVKSTDVGTVIEVGDGIARVYGLNEIMSGELVEFTKTGVMGLAQNLEDTNVGIVILGPTTDIKEGDEVRRTGRVMDVPVGEELIGRVVDPLGQPVDGRGPVNTTKRRPIESPAVGVMGRKSVSVPFQTGIKAIDALVPIGRGQRELIIGDRQTGKTAVAIDSILAQKGQDVICIYVAIGQKESTVRSVVETLKEHGALDYTIVVTASASQPAPLLYIAPYAGVAMAEEFMFNGKDVVIVYDDLSKQAAAYRELSLLLKRPPGREAYPGDVFYLHSRLLERAARVNEDFGGGSITALPFVETQAGDISAYIPTNVISITDGQIFLQSDLFFSGIRPAINAGLSVSRVGGSAQIKAMKKVSGTLRLDLASYRELESFAQFGSDLDPATREKLERGKRTVEVLKQDLHKPIPVEKQVMILYALTHGFLDDVEVKDIHRFEQELYSYLDAHENEAIKHIIETKDLPATEVMDEVIAAFKKTFA is encoded by the coding sequence ATGGCTATTAAAGCTGAAGAAATTAGTTCATTACTAAAATCACAAATAGAAAATTATCAGTTTGAAGTTAAGTCAACAGATGTCGGTACAGTTATAGAAGTAGGGGACGGTATTGCTCGTGTATACGGTCTTAATGAAATAATGAGTGGTGAGCTTGTAGAGTTCACTAAAACAGGGGTTATGGGGCTTGCTCAAAACCTTGAAGACACAAATGTTGGTATCGTAATTTTAGGTCCAACTACTGATATTAAAGAAGGAGACGAAGTTCGTCGTACTGGACGTGTAATGGACGTACCTGTAGGTGAAGAACTAATTGGACGTGTAGTTGATCCATTAGGACAACCAGTCGATGGTCGTGGGCCAGTTAACACTACAAAACGTCGTCCAATTGAATCTCCAGCAGTAGGGGTTATGGGACGTAAATCAGTATCTGTTCCATTCCAAACTGGTATTAAAGCGATTGACGCATTAGTACCAATCGGACGTGGGCAACGTGAGCTTATTATCGGAGATAGACAAACAGGTAAAACTGCAGTTGCTATCGACTCAATCTTAGCTCAAAAGGGACAAGATGTAATTTGTATCTATGTAGCAATAGGACAAAAAGAATCTACAGTACGTAGTGTTGTAGAAACTCTTAAAGAACACGGTGCTTTAGACTATACTATCGTAGTAACAGCATCAGCATCTCAACCAGCACCACTTCTTTACATCGCGCCTTATGCAGGGGTTGCAATGGCAGAAGAATTTATGTTTAATGGTAAAGATGTAGTAATCGTATATGATGACTTATCAAAACAAGCAGCGGCTTACCGTGAGTTATCATTACTATTAAAACGACCACCAGGTCGTGAAGCATACCCAGGGGACGTATTCTATCTACACTCACGTCTTCTAGAACGTGCTGCTCGTGTAAATGAAGATTTCGGTGGAGGAAGTATCACAGCACTACCATTCGTAGAAACGCAAGCAGGTGATATCTCTGCATATATTCCAACAAACGTAATTTCGATTACAGATGGACAAATCTTCTTACAATCAGATTTATTCTTCTCAGGTATTAGACCAGCGATCAACGCCGGACTTTCAGTATCTAGGGTAGGGGGATCTGCGCAAATTAAAGCGATGAAAAAAGTATCAGGGACTTTACGTCTTGACTTAGCATCTTACCGTGAGTTAGAAAGCTTTGCTCAATTCGGTTCTGACCTAGATCCAGCGACTCGTGAAAAACTAGAACGTGGTAAACGTACAGTTGAAGTATTAAAACAAGACTTACACAAACCAATTCCAGTAGAAAAACAAGTTATGATTCTTTATGCTTTAACTCATGGATTCTTAGATGATGTAGAAGTTAAAGATATTCACAGATTCGAACAAGAATTATATTCATACTTGGATGCTCATGAGAATGAAGCAATTAAACACATTATTGAAACAAAAGACTTACCAGCAACAGAAGTTATGGATGAAGTAATCGCTGCATTCAAGAAAACTTTTGCTTAA